From Pantoea sp. Ep11b, the proteins below share one genomic window:
- the cpoB gene encoding cell division protein CpoB, producing the protein MVSNFRRHLLSLSLLIGVAAPWAANAQASISSVGSGSVEDRVTTLERISNAQAQLMQQLQQQMSDNQRDIDALRGQIQQNTYQLNQVVERQKQLYQQIDSLSSASSSGGQQAAGGDAAADTGAAATAGAAASAQSAPAQTGDANSDYNAAVALILEKKQYDQAISALQAWVKRYPDSTYQPNANYWLGQLNYNKGKKDDAAYYYATVVKNYPKSPKAAEALFKVGVIMQEKKDTAKAKAVFQQVIKLYPDSDSAKQAQKRLASL; encoded by the coding sequence ATGGTTAGTAACTTCAGACGTCATCTGTTGAGTCTGTCGTTACTGATTGGCGTAGCGGCCCCCTGGGCCGCTAATGCCCAAGCGTCAATCAGTAGCGTTGGCTCCGGCTCGGTCGAAGACCGTGTCACCACTCTTGAACGAATCTCCAATGCCCAGGCTCAGCTAATGCAACAACTGCAGCAGCAGATGAGCGATAACCAGCGTGATATCGATGCGCTGCGTGGGCAAATCCAGCAAAATACGTATCAGCTGAATCAGGTGGTCGAGCGGCAGAAGCAGCTTTACCAGCAGATCGACAGCCTGAGCAGCGCCAGCAGCAGCGGTGGTCAGCAGGCGGCCGGCGGCGATGCTGCAGCAGATACCGGCGCAGCAGCCACCGCAGGCGCGGCCGCATCGGCGCAGAGTGCTCCGGCGCAGACCGGTGACGCTAACAGCGATTACAATGCGGCTGTGGCGCTGATTCTGGAGAAGAAGCAGTATGACCAGGCGATCAGCGCGCTTCAGGCGTGGGTAAAACGTTACCCGGATTCGACCTATCAGCCGAATGCGAATTACTGGCTGGGTCAGCTGAACTACAACAAAGGTAAAAAGGACGACGCGGCTTACTATTACGCCACGGTAGTGAAGAACTATCCGAAGTCGCCGAAAGCCGCAGAAGCGCTGTTTAAAGTGGGCGTCATCATGCAGGAGAAAAAAGACACGGCGAAAGCCAAAGCGGTCTTCCAGCAGGTGATCAAACTTTATCCGGATAGCGATTCTGCGAAACAGGCTCAGAAACGTCTGGCAAGCCTGTAA
- a CDS encoding AlkA N-terminal domain-containing protein yields the protein MLSPDIAYQALTSRDTRFDGVFFVGVTSTGIYCRPVCPVKAPMLKNCLFFSSAEAAEKARFRPCLRCRPELAPGNAPVDQPHRVAERLVQRIEEGMLEEREGLDAIAAEFGLSLRQLRRIVQQELGVSPLELKQTRRMLLAKQLLTETRLPITEVAYASGFRSLRRFNDVFQARYRMTPSALRRDEPAVQATQPGDRITLRLTYRPPYDWAAMLWFLQTHLMKEVEAVEDGSWRRTVALGRCRGWVSVSHLPQKNALQVTLSASLTPVLPLLLRRLRDLFDLDAQPQRIAACLSQDPLLAPSLLAHPGLRVPGAFDAFELGVRAIIGQQVTVKAATTVSSRFAAAFGEPCETPFPDLTRYTALPERIAASSVDDVAPLGIVSAARSRAIIAFATACASGDLRLSAAQSPDEVIKKLVSLPGIGPWTAHYIAMRALRWPDAFPKEDIAIRNNLGGMTASQAEARSLAWRPWRSYAVMHIWESLAVAKTKKKL from the coding sequence ATGCTCAGTCCCGACATTGCCTACCAGGCACTGACCTCCCGCGATACCCGCTTCGACGGCGTTTTCTTTGTGGGCGTCACCTCCACCGGCATCTACTGCCGTCCGGTCTGTCCGGTGAAAGCCCCGATGCTTAAAAACTGTCTGTTCTTCAGCAGCGCCGAGGCGGCGGAGAAAGCCCGCTTTCGCCCCTGTCTGCGCTGTCGCCCTGAGCTGGCGCCGGGTAACGCACCGGTCGATCAGCCTCATCGCGTGGCGGAGCGGCTGGTTCAGCGCATTGAGGAGGGGATGCTGGAGGAGCGCGAAGGGCTGGATGCGATTGCGGCGGAGTTCGGACTCAGTCTGCGCCAGCTGCGGCGCATCGTGCAGCAGGAGCTGGGGGTATCGCCGCTGGAGCTGAAACAGACGCGGCGTATGCTGCTGGCAAAACAGCTGCTGACGGAGACCCGGTTGCCGATCACGGAGGTCGCCTACGCCAGCGGTTTCCGCAGCCTGCGGCGTTTTAACGATGTCTTTCAGGCGCGCTATCGGATGACGCCCAGCGCGCTGCGCCGGGATGAGCCCGCAGTTCAGGCTACACAGCCAGGCGACCGCATTACGCTGCGGCTGACTTATCGCCCGCCCTATGACTGGGCGGCGATGCTCTGGTTTTTGCAGACGCACCTGATGAAAGAGGTTGAAGCGGTGGAGGATGGCAGCTGGCGGCGCACTGTGGCGCTGGGCCGCTGTCGGGGCTGGGTCAGCGTGTCGCATCTGCCGCAGAAGAATGCGCTGCAGGTGACGCTCTCTGCCTCGCTGACACCGGTGCTGCCGCTGCTGTTACGTCGCCTGCGCGATCTGTTCGATCTGGATGCTCAGCCGCAGCGTATCGCGGCCTGCCTGTCTCAGGACCCGCTGCTGGCCCCCAGCCTGCTTGCTCATCCCGGGCTGCGCGTGCCTGGCGCGTTTGACGCCTTTGAGCTGGGCGTGCGTGCCATTATCGGCCAGCAGGTCACGGTTAAAGCGGCGACCACCGTCAGCAGCCGTTTTGCCGCCGCGTTTGGCGAGCCCTGTGAGACGCCTTTTCCCGATCTGACCCGCTACACGGCGCTGCCTGAACGCATCGCTGCGTCGTCGGTGGATGATGTGGCGCCGCTCGGCATCGTCAGCGCCGCGCGCTCCCGAGCCATCATCGCCTTTGCTACGGCCTGTGCCAGCGGCGATCTGCGGCTCAGTGCCGCTCAGTCACCAGACGAGGTGATAAAGAAGCTGGTCAGCCTGCCGGGTATTGGTCCCTGGACCGCACACTATATTGCGATGCGCGCCCTGCGCTGGCCGGATGCCTTTCCTAAAGAGGATATCGCCATCCGCAATAATCTGGGCGGCATGACGGCCTCACAGGCCGAGGCGCGCTCACTCGCCTGGCGTCCCTGGCGCAGCTATGCGGTGATGCATATCTGGGAGAGCCTGGCGGTGGCGAAGACGAAGAAAAAGCTGTAA
- a CDS encoding methylated-DNA--[protein]-cysteine S-methyltransferase, translating to MYYFRMIATPVGELKLVASDSGLAGILWENDDPKRTRFLPQVQDDDHPVLRETGRQLKAYFAGERRDFELPLDFVGTDFQKKVWQALIAIPFGETRSYSQIAREIGHPLAVRAVGAANGRNPLSIVAPCHRVIGSNGKLTGFAGGLEIKAFLLSLESAQPSLALAGETPPAGQAL from the coding sequence ATGTACTACTTCAGAATGATAGCCACCCCGGTGGGTGAGCTTAAACTGGTCGCCAGCGACAGCGGCCTGGCGGGTATCCTGTGGGAAAATGACGATCCGAAACGCACCCGATTTCTGCCGCAGGTGCAGGATGACGACCATCCTGTTCTGCGTGAAACCGGGCGTCAGCTTAAGGCGTATTTTGCCGGAGAGCGGCGCGACTTCGAGCTGCCGCTTGATTTTGTCGGCACCGATTTCCAGAAAAAAGTCTGGCAGGCGCTGATAGCGATCCCGTTTGGCGAAACGCGCAGCTACAGCCAGATTGCGCGGGAGATCGGCCATCCGCTGGCCGTGCGTGCGGTCGGCGCGGCCAACGGGCGTAATCCGCTCTCGATTGTCGCGCCGTGCCATCGGGTTATCGGATCCAACGGCAAGCTCACCGGCTTTGCGGGCGGGCTGGAGATCAAAGCCTTCCTGCTGTCGCTGGAAAGCGCGCAGCCATCGCTGGCGCTGGCCGGGGAAACACCGCCGGCGGGACAGGCCTTATGA
- the nadA gene encoding quinolinate synthase NadA: protein MSVMFDPESAVYPFPPKPARLGDDEKAFYREKIKALLKARNAVMVAHYYTDPEIQALAEETGGCVSDSLEMARFGSNHAATTLLVAGVRFMGETAKILSPEKIVLMPTLQAECSLDLGCPIEEFNAFCDAHPDRTVVVYANTSAAVKARADWVVTSSIAVELIEHLDSLGEKIIWAPDRHLGRYVTQKSGADVLCWQGACIVHDEFKTQALQRMKALYPDAAVLVHPESPQAIVDLADAVGSTSQLIQAAKSLPHPQMIVATDRGIFYKMQQAVPDKELLEAPTAGEGATCRSCAHCPWMAMNGLKAIAEALESGGVEHEIQVDETLREAALLPLNRMLSFAADLKLNVKGNA, encoded by the coding sequence ATGAGTGTGATGTTCGATCCTGAAAGCGCCGTTTACCCCTTTCCGCCGAAACCTGCCCGTTTAGGTGACGATGAGAAGGCGTTCTATCGTGAGAAAATCAAAGCGTTGCTGAAAGCACGCAACGCGGTAATGGTGGCGCATTACTACACGGATCCGGAGATTCAGGCGCTGGCAGAGGAGACGGGCGGCTGCGTTTCCGACTCCCTGGAGATGGCACGCTTTGGCAGCAATCACGCCGCAACCACGCTGCTGGTGGCCGGTGTACGCTTTATGGGGGAAACTGCCAAAATTCTCAGCCCGGAAAAAATCGTGCTGATGCCTACCCTGCAGGCGGAGTGCTCGCTGGATCTCGGCTGCCCGATTGAGGAGTTCAATGCCTTCTGCGATGCGCACCCCGATCGCACCGTCGTGGTCTATGCCAATACCTCTGCCGCCGTGAAAGCGCGTGCCGACTGGGTCGTGACCTCCAGTATTGCGGTCGAGCTGATTGAGCACCTCGACAGTCTGGGCGAAAAGATCATCTGGGCACCGGATCGCCATCTTGGCCGTTACGTTACCCAAAAATCGGGCGCGGATGTGCTGTGCTGGCAGGGCGCCTGTATCGTGCATGACGAATTCAAAACCCAGGCCCTGCAGCGGATGAAGGCGCTCTATCCTGACGCGGCGGTGCTGGTACATCCGGAGTCGCCACAGGCGATTGTCGATCTGGCGGACGCGGTTGGCTCGACCAGTCAGCTGATTCAGGCCGCGAAGTCGCTGCCGCATCCGCAGATGATTGTGGCTACCGATCGTGGCATCTTCTACAAAATGCAGCAGGCTGTGCCGGATAAAGAGCTGCTGGAGGCGCCGACGGCGGGTGAGGGGGCGACCTGCCGCAGCTGTGCACACTGTCCGTGGATGGCGATGAACGGCCTGAAAGCCATCGCAGAGGCGCTGGAGTCGGGTGGGGTGGAACATGAGATTCAGGTAGATGAGACGCTGCGTGAGGCGGCGTTACTGCCGCTTAATCGCATGCTATCCTTTGCAGCAGACCTTAAACTTAACGTGAAGGGCAACGCGTAA
- the pnuC gene encoding nicotinamide riboside transporter PnuC produces the protein MDFFSTHNILVHIPLGAGGYDLSWIEAIGTLAGLLCIWFASLEKIINYPFGLLNVTLFAVIFFQIQLYASLLLQLFFFAANLYGWYAWSRQTADNEAALKIRWLPLPRALAWAAGCVIAIALMTRYIDPVFALLTRAAVALMNALGLAVAMPELQPDAFPFWDACMMVLSIAAMVLMTRKYVENWLLWVIINVISVMIFARQGVYAMSLEYAILTLIALNGSRIWIRSARQQGSRALSAQ, from the coding sequence ATGGACTTCTTCAGCACACACAATATTCTGGTTCATATCCCCCTGGGGGCTGGCGGCTACGATCTCTCATGGATTGAGGCTATCGGCACCCTGGCGGGCTTACTCTGCATCTGGTTTGCCAGCCTGGAAAAAATCATCAACTACCCATTCGGCCTGCTTAACGTCACGCTGTTTGCGGTGATTTTCTTTCAGATCCAGCTCTACGCCAGCCTGCTGCTGCAACTCTTCTTCTTTGCCGCCAACCTCTACGGCTGGTACGCCTGGAGTCGTCAGACGGCCGATAACGAGGCGGCGCTGAAAATCCGCTGGCTGCCGCTGCCCAGGGCGCTGGCCTGGGCGGCGGGTTGTGTGATCGCGATTGCGCTGATGACCCGCTATATCGACCCGGTATTCGCGCTGCTGACCCGCGCAGCCGTTGCACTGATGAACGCGCTCGGTCTGGCGGTGGCGATGCCCGAACTGCAGCCGGACGCCTTCCCGTTCTGGGATGCCTGTATGATGGTGCTGTCGATTGCGGCGATGGTGCTGATGACGCGCAAATATGTTGAGAACTGGCTGCTGTGGGTGATCATCAATGTGATCAGCGTGATGATATTCGCCCGTCAGGGCGTGTATGCGATGTCGCTGGAGTATGCGATTCTGACGCTGATTGCGCTGAATGGTTCACGTATCTGGATCCGCAGCGCGCGGCAACAGGGTTCCCGCGCGCTGTCGGCTCAGTGA
- the zitB gene encoding CDF family zinc transporter ZitB — MAHTHTHSGQDSNRTRLAAAFGVTVLFMVAEVIGGWISGSLALLADAGHMLTDAAALLMALLAVQFSRRKPNARHTFGLLRLTTLAAFVNAIALLGITALIVWEAVRRFADPQPVTGGLMLGIAIGGLVANILSFWLLHHGSEEKNLNVRAAALHVMGDLLGSVGAIVAAVIILLTGWMPIDPILSLLVSLLVLRSAWSLLRESLQELLEGAPHSLDVNRLMRDLTLNIAEVRNVHHVHLWQVGEKPLLTLHAQVIPPYDHDALLHRIHDYLRKHYQIEHATVQMEYQPCTGADCELGLSSAAASGHHHAHDHDHRHDAAHASGKAHTH, encoded by the coding sequence ATGGCACACACCCACACTCATAGCGGGCAGGACAGTAATCGCACGCGTCTGGCGGCCGCCTTCGGGGTGACCGTTCTCTTTATGGTTGCCGAAGTCATCGGCGGCTGGATCTCCGGCTCGCTGGCGCTGCTGGCCGATGCCGGGCATATGCTGACCGATGCCGCCGCGCTGCTGATGGCGCTGCTGGCCGTGCAGTTTTCACGGCGCAAACCCAACGCACGCCACACCTTTGGTCTGCTGCGGCTGACCACCCTGGCGGCCTTTGTGAACGCCATCGCGCTGCTGGGCATCACCGCGCTGATCGTCTGGGAGGCGGTGCGCCGCTTTGCCGATCCGCAGCCGGTGACCGGCGGCCTGATGCTGGGGATTGCGATTGGTGGCCTGGTCGCCAATATTCTGTCGTTCTGGCTGCTGCATCACGGCAGCGAAGAGAAAAACCTCAACGTGCGCGCCGCCGCGCTGCATGTGATGGGGGATCTGCTGGGGTCGGTGGGGGCGATTGTCGCGGCGGTGATCATTCTGCTGACCGGCTGGATGCCTATCGACCCGATTCTGTCACTGCTGGTTTCGCTGCTGGTGCTGCGCAGCGCCTGGTCGCTGCTGCGGGAGAGTCTGCAGGAGTTACTGGAAGGCGCCCCGCATTCGCTGGATGTGAACCGGCTGATGCGCGATCTTACACTGAACATCGCCGAGGTGCGCAATGTTCACCATGTGCATTTGTGGCAGGTGGGGGAAAAGCCGCTGCTGACGCTGCACGCACAGGTGATCCCGCCTTACGATCATGATGCGCTGCTGCACCGTATTCACGACTATCTGCGGAAGCACTATCAGATTGAACATGCCACGGTGCAGATGGAGTATCAGCCCTGCACCGGAGCCGACTGTGAACTGGGCTTAAGCAGCGCGGCGGCCAGCGGCCATCACCATGCGCACGATCATGACCACAGGCATGATGCTGCTCACGCCAGCGGCAAGGCGCACACTCACTGA
- a CDS encoding transporter substrate-binding domain-containing protein, which yields MEGAAVRTLLLILLLLCGPALAEVRPVSSVNLPMMLPVTHADTMQGKILRVGLLEENHAPWTMRVGNDLYGINADYLSALRQLTGAQFTLSLYRDQPHLLEALNSGQLDFALGMWVSPLPDAILSSDNWYSSPLRVYRNQQNQRAVMFNSHNASLAISDSTLAQLPPGLAARHSWRHYSSDLQAIYTLINQQNDYVVADETSAGFLLSQLQQGQIYQIASHIDAGQLNLRAIARDPQLIDWINQSLRQLPAELMNTLQARWSSSLPRYQDTQTLMLSPTERAWIANHPRITYAAEPDNYPWSYRDASGTARGYSVDLLKAVAQSTGLQFEPVWVSNPRQASALMAQHQAMLQLMQPLDGDAMQSTSLPVWRALWGIYSIRTDTPAHWRDLHGRRIGVLQGDLALRLLPADLQAQPFADRNSLYDALAKGEIDALVDNVLSARWRIASRDDARIHLAFAASDIAWPVALGVTPDEPVLRTLLDRALQQIPADTQSRMRDSWSTPPQPGSVRVMRSLPMMVLAVAGAAIVLLLLLLARRYWQQRRERQQREQAEHANAMKSHFLATVSHELRTPMQAILGLLELEKQQRSSQNLTLLHSSAQSLLTLLNDLQDHARIESNSFTLAPRPLALAQWLNQQQHFYHPLMRAEGPRLIVEALTPLPDLIMIDADRLQQVVNNLMTNALKFTRHGTIRLTLAAEQQLILTVSDSGSGIPPDEQQKLFDPWYQAPSGKSVSVQGSGLGLFICREMVLRMGGDIRLASEPGQGTQVTVTLPLEPASPPGHREETALPAFPELRVAIVDDHPTNLLVMQQQLARFAIQADIFEEGRALLRADAQQPYDLLFIDQMMPRPDGTLLLRLLRRRDRQRGRQAMRVLCSADAQLLTRTLEAREQVLIKPVQSADLRALLAAFQRDPLAALDDNLWQLAQQNETFLTRLSRTLHSTLTQDLAAMHEAYARADWPAFAAAAHRMKGSWLLAGLEQGAQLSQQLVEQAGARQDPSETWQSLILLTDRLLKKLESYGTHPHS from the coding sequence GTGGAAGGCGCAGCAGTGAGAACACTCCTGCTGATCCTGTTGCTGCTGTGCGGTCCGGCGCTGGCGGAGGTGCGGCCGGTGAGCAGCGTGAACCTGCCGATGATGCTGCCGGTAACGCATGCCGACACCATGCAGGGTAAAATTCTGCGTGTCGGCCTGCTGGAAGAGAACCATGCGCCCTGGACGATGCGCGTCGGCAACGATCTCTATGGCATCAACGCCGACTACCTCTCTGCGCTGCGACAGCTGACCGGCGCACAGTTCACGCTCAGCCTCTACCGCGATCAGCCACATCTGCTGGAGGCGCTGAACAGCGGCCAGCTCGATTTTGCGCTGGGCATGTGGGTTTCGCCGCTGCCCGATGCCATCCTGAGCAGTGACAACTGGTACAGCAGCCCGCTGCGGGTCTATCGCAATCAGCAGAACCAGCGTGCCGTGATGTTCAACAGCCACAACGCCTCGCTGGCGATCAGCGACAGCACCCTGGCGCAGCTCCCGCCCGGGCTGGCGGCCCGTCACAGCTGGCGTCACTACAGCAGCGATCTGCAGGCGATCTATACCCTGATAAATCAGCAGAATGATTATGTGGTGGCGGATGAGACCAGCGCCGGTTTCCTGCTGAGCCAGCTGCAGCAGGGGCAGATCTACCAGATCGCCTCCCACATCGACGCCGGACAACTCAATCTGCGGGCGATTGCGCGCGACCCTCAGCTGATCGACTGGATTAATCAGAGCCTGCGTCAGCTCCCTGCGGAACTGATGAACACGCTGCAGGCGCGCTGGAGCAGCAGCCTGCCGCGCTATCAGGATACGCAGACCCTGATGCTCAGTCCGACGGAACGCGCCTGGATAGCCAATCATCCGCGCATCACCTACGCCGCCGAACCGGACAACTATCCCTGGAGTTATCGTGACGCCAGCGGCACCGCCCGGGGCTACAGCGTCGATTTGCTGAAGGCAGTGGCCCAGAGCACCGGCTTGCAGTTTGAACCGGTCTGGGTCAGTAATCCCCGCCAGGCCAGCGCGCTGATGGCGCAGCATCAGGCGATGCTGCAACTGATGCAGCCGCTGGACGGTGATGCGATGCAGAGCACCTCGCTGCCGGTATGGCGTGCGCTGTGGGGGATCTACAGCATCCGCACCGATACGCCCGCACACTGGCGCGATCTGCACGGCAGGCGGATCGGCGTGTTGCAGGGGGATCTCGCACTGAGGCTGCTGCCTGCGGATCTGCAGGCACAGCCGTTTGCCGACCGCAACAGCCTTTATGACGCACTGGCAAAGGGCGAGATCGATGCGCTGGTTGATAACGTGCTCTCCGCCCGCTGGCGCATCGCCAGCCGCGACGATGCGCGCATTCATCTCGCCTTTGCCGCCAGCGACATCGCCTGGCCTGTCGCGCTGGGCGTAACGCCTGACGAGCCGGTGCTGCGAACCCTGCTCGATCGCGCCTTACAGCAGATCCCGGCCGACACCCAGAGCCGGATGCGCGACAGCTGGTCTACCCCGCCGCAGCCCGGCAGCGTGAGGGTGATGCGTTCGCTGCCGATGATGGTGCTGGCGGTGGCGGGGGCGGCGATTGTGCTGCTGCTGCTGCTGCTGGCCCGCCGCTACTGGCAGCAGCGCCGGGAGCGACAGCAGCGCGAACAGGCCGAGCACGCCAACGCGATGAAGAGCCATTTTCTGGCAACCGTCAGCCATGAGCTGCGTACGCCGATGCAGGCAATTCTTGGGCTGCTGGAGCTGGAGAAGCAGCAGCGCAGCAGCCAGAACCTGACGCTGCTGCACAGCAGCGCACAGTCGTTACTGACCCTGCTGAATGACCTGCAGGATCACGCGCGTATCGAGAGCAACAGTTTTACCCTGGCGCCGCGTCCGCTGGCGCTGGCGCAGTGGCTTAATCAGCAGCAGCACTTCTATCATCCGTTAATGCGCGCAGAGGGGCCACGCCTGATCGTTGAGGCCCTGACGCCGCTGCCTGACCTGATAATGATCGATGCCGATCGCCTGCAGCAGGTAGTCAATAATCTGATGACCAATGCGCTGAAATTTACCCGTCACGGTACCATCCGCCTGACCCTGGCCGCAGAGCAGCAGCTGATCCTGACGGTCAGCGACAGCGGCAGCGGGATCCCGCCGGATGAGCAGCAGAAGCTGTTTGATCCCTGGTATCAGGCACCGTCCGGCAAATCTGTTTCGGTGCAGGGCAGCGGGCTGGGGCTGTTTATCTGTCGTGAGATGGTATTGCGGATGGGCGGCGACATCCGGCTCGCCTCTGAACCCGGACAGGGAACGCAGGTGACTGTCACGCTGCCGCTGGAGCCTGCTTCGCCGCCCGGTCATAGAGAGGAGACCGCCCTGCCCGCCTTTCCTGAACTGCGGGTGGCGATTGTGGATGATCATCCGACCAACCTGCTGGTAATGCAGCAGCAACTGGCGCGCTTCGCGATTCAGGCTGATATTTTTGAAGAGGGACGTGCGCTGTTGCGGGCCGATGCACAGCAGCCGTATGACCTGCTGTTTATCGACCAGATGATGCCACGGCCCGACGGCACGCTGCTGCTGCGCCTGCTGCGACGGCGTGACCGCCAGCGGGGACGGCAGGCGATGCGGGTGCTCTGCTCGGCCGATGCGCAGCTGCTGACGCGCACCCTGGAGGCGCGGGAGCAGGTACTGATCAAACCGGTCCAGTCAGCCGATCTCCGCGCACTGCTGGCGGCGTTTCAGCGCGATCCACTGGCGGCGCTGGATGACAATCTGTGGCAGCTGGCACAGCAGAATGAGACCTTTCTCACTCGCCTGAGCCGTACACTGCATAGCACACTGACACAGGACCTGGCAGCCATGCATGAGGCGTATGCCCGGGCAGACTGGCCCGCGTTCGCCGCAGCGGCGCACCGCATGAAAGGAAGCTGGCTGCTGGCGGGGCTGGAACAGGGCGCACAGCTCAGCCAGCAACTGGTGGAACAGGCAGGCGCGCGTCAGGATCCCTCTGAGACATGGCAATCACTGATATTATTAACAGACAGGTTACTCAAAAAACTGGAATCTTATGGCACACACCCACACTCATAG
- a CDS encoding response regulator has protein sequence MAVLLLIDDHPLVEVALEAALSQSPIPVQLLSASSEKAARPLLQQPLDIIVLDIGLPDGDGLEILRRLKIHRPDCPVLIYSAQQTRHYVRRAQALGAAGYVVKSQRMAQLLSAILAVLGGQTAFPPMEEDEPELPLTQKERQILALLASGLSNLQIADQLHISNKTVSTHKKNILEKTGARSVVELADLWKAQQ, from the coding sequence ATGGCCGTTTTGCTTTTGATTGACGATCACCCGCTGGTCGAAGTGGCACTTGAAGCCGCGCTGAGCCAGTCCCCCATTCCGGTTCAGCTCCTCTCTGCCAGCAGTGAAAAAGCCGCCCGTCCTCTGCTTCAGCAGCCGCTGGATATCATCGTACTGGATATCGGCCTGCCGGATGGCGATGGGCTGGAGATCCTGCGCCGCCTGAAGATCCACCGGCCCGACTGCCCGGTTCTGATCTACTCTGCGCAACAGACGCGGCACTATGTGCGCCGCGCGCAGGCGCTGGGCGCGGCGGGTTATGTGGTGAAAAGCCAGCGCATGGCGCAGCTGCTCAGTGCCATCCTGGCAGTGCTGGGCGGGCAGACGGCTTTTCCGCCGATGGAGGAGGATGAACCTGAACTGCCGCTGACGCAGAAAGAGCGGCAGATTCTGGCGCTGCTGGCCAGCGGCCTGTCCAATCTGCAGATCGCCGATCAGCTTCATATCAGCAATAAAACGGTCAGCACGCATAAAAAGAACATTCTGGAAAAAACCGGTGCCCGCTCGGTGGTGGAGCTGGCTGACCTGTGGAAGGCGCAGCAGTGA
- a CDS encoding YbgS-like family protein yields MMKKFALLFLTAAMTLSSGAVLAEGSNNGTANQAASAGAAAGGAKENLPPNKVDNSKINNTGQDMNPATSGSSTSMGNMTADEIDQNSQCKDGKCPNINRKVETKVGGGDVNKKTDGTTQ; encoded by the coding sequence ATGATGAAAAAGTTTGCCTTACTCTTTTTGACAGCAGCAATGACACTGAGCAGTGGCGCGGTCCTGGCTGAGGGCAGCAACAACGGGACAGCGAACCAGGCTGCCAGTGCAGGCGCAGCAGCCGGCGGAGCAAAAGAAAATCTGCCGCCAAATAAGGTTGATAACAGCAAAATTAATAACACCGGTCAGGATATGAACCCGGCCACCTCTGGCAGCAGCACCAGCATGGGCAATATGACGGCTGATGAGATCGACCAGAACAGCCAGTGTAAAGATGGCAAGTGTCCGAATATCAACCGCAAGGTTGAAACCAAAGTGGGCGGCGGTGACGTGAATAAGAAAACCGACGGTACCACTCAGTAA
- the aroG gene encoding 3-deoxy-7-phosphoheptulonate synthase AroG — protein sequence MNYQNDDLRIKEIKELLPPVALLEKFPATDRAAQTVSQARQAIHQILQGQDDRLLVVIGPCSIHDPEAAKEYAGRLLALREELKGDLEVVMRVYFEKPRTTVGWKGLINDPYMDNSYQLNDGLRLARKLLLDINDSGLPAAGEFLDMITPQYVADLMSWGAIGARTTESQVHRELASGLSCPVGFKNGTDGTIKVAIDAINAAGSPHCFLSVTKYGHSAIVETSGNGDCHIILRGGKEPNYSAQHVAAVKEGLAKAGLPQQVMIDFSHANSSKQFQRQLVVADDVAQQLSGGEQAIVGVMIESHLVEGNQSLESGEPLVYGKSVTDACIGWEDTDKVLRQLAAAVKQRRG from the coding sequence ATGAATTACCAGAACGATGACTTACGCATCAAAGAGATTAAAGAGCTGTTACCTCCGGTTGCGCTGCTCGAAAAATTCCCGGCGACCGATCGTGCTGCACAGACCGTTTCACAGGCCCGTCAGGCGATTCATCAGATTCTGCAGGGTCAGGACGATCGCCTGCTGGTGGTGATTGGACCCTGCTCCATTCACGATCCTGAAGCGGCGAAAGAGTATGCCGGTCGCCTGCTGGCGCTGCGCGAGGAGCTAAAGGGCGACCTGGAAGTGGTGATGCGCGTCTATTTCGAGAAGCCACGCACCACGGTGGGCTGGAAAGGGCTGATCAACGACCCCTATATGGACAACAGCTACCAGCTCAACGACGGCCTGCGTCTGGCGCGCAAACTGCTGCTGGACATCAACGACAGCGGCTTACCGGCGGCGGGTGAGTTCCTGGATATGATTACCCCGCAGTATGTGGCTGACCTGATGAGCTGGGGCGCGATTGGCGCGCGGACCACCGAATCTCAGGTTCACCGCGAGCTGGCTTCCGGGCTCTCCTGCCCGGTCGGTTTCAAGAACGGCACCGATGGCACTATTAAGGTGGCAATCGATGCGATTAACGCGGCGGGTTCACCGCACTGTTTCCTCTCCGTGACGAAATATGGCCACTCGGCGATTGTCGAAACCAGCGGCAACGGCGACTGCCACATTATCCTGCGCGGCGGCAAAGAGCCGAACTACAGTGCGCAGCATGTGGCCGCGGTGAAAGAGGGGCTGGCGAAAGCGGGTCTGCCACAGCAGGTGATGATCGACTTCAGCCATGCCAACAGCAGCAAGCAGTTCCAGCGTCAGCTGGTCGTGGCAGATGATGTCGCGCAGCAGCTGAGCGGCGGAGAGCAGGCGATTGTCGGCGTGATGATCGAGAGCCATCTGGTGGAAGGCAATCAGAGCCTGGAGAGCGGTGAGCCGCTGGTCTATGGCAAAAGCGTCACCGACGCCTGCATCGGCTGGGAAGATACGGACAAAGTGCTGCGTCAGCTGGCGGCAGCGGTGAAACAGCGTCGCGGCTGA